The genomic stretch GTGGCGACGGCTATGGGTGCGCCGTTATCGCTTGAAGAGGCGGCGCAGATGGCCCGGGAGCGGGCGCCGATGGTGCGGATTGCCGGCGAGCAAGTGCAGGAGGCCGCCGCCCGGGCGGCGCAGGCGCGGGCGGCGTTTCTGCCGATGGTGCGGCTGAATTCGGGCTACACGACCAGCGACAATGCGGTCAACGTGTTCATGTTTGCGCTCAATCAGGGGGAATTCCAATTGGCGGGTGATTTGAACAATCCGGATCGCGCCGACAATTTTCAGGCCACGGCGCAGGTTGCAATCAATTTGTTTAATGGCGGACGTGACTGGGCGATCTGGCGGGCCGCGCGCGCAGCGGCGCGCGGTAGCGATTTTGCACGGCAGGCGACAGAAGATGAGATCATCCTGGGTGTGACGCGCGCCTATCTCGGGCTCCTCACGGCGCAGGAATTCGTCCGCGCTTCCGAGACGGCGGTCAACGCCTACGCGTCGACCGAGCAAGTGATGACCAGTCGCGTCAACAACGGGACCGCGCTGAAGACCGACTTGTTGAATGTGCAAGTTGAGAAGGCGCAGGCGGAGGAGCGGCTGCTACAGTCACGCAATGCCCTCGCCCTGGCCAAGGAAGGGCTGCGACTGGCGATCGGGCTCGACAGCCTGAGTGTGAGTGAGTTTCAGTTGTTAGACGAGGTCAAGTTAAGCGAGCCGGGGGCCGTAGCGCCGGCGATGAGGCCGGAGGTGGCGGCGCGGGATGCGTTTGCCGATGCGGCGCGGCGCGAATATCGCGCGGCCTGGGGCGGGTTGATGCCGTCGGTTTCGGCGTTCGCGAGTGTCGACCACTATAAGGGCTGGGAATTTGACGGCTCAAACAACAGTTGGACAGCCGGCTTGACCTTGTCCTGGTCGGTATTCGACGGATTCCTGACGAGTTCGACGATCAAGGAGAAGCGCGCGCGGATGCGAGCTGCCGAGGAGGGCGCCCGGCTGGCGCGGCTGCAGACCTCGGTTGAGTTGACGTCAGCGGCCAATTCGCTCAAGGAGGCGACGGAGCGCGTCGCAGTGATGCAACGGGCGGTGGCGTTGGCCGGTGAAGGCGCCGATCTGACAAGGCAACGCTTCGAGCAGGGGCTGGTGCTGACGTCGCATGTCATAGATGCTGAGAATAATCTTGTGCAAGCCGAAGTTGGTTTGGCGCAGGCCAAGGCGGATCGTCTAATTGCGATCGCCACGCTACGCCGCGCACTAAGTCTGCCGATATTGGGAGGATCTTCGCGATGAGACAGATAGTCGGGTCAATTGTAGTTTTCTTCACGCTGGTGCTGGCCGGTTGCGGCGGTGACAAGCAGCAGCCGCAATCAAATGACGACATGACGCCGAAGGCCGTTAAGGTCGCGCGCGTGGAGCGGCTGGCCAGCGGCGCATACGATGAGATCATGGGTTCGGTGGTTGCGCGCAACACGGCGGATATCAGCACCAAAGTGCAGTCGCGCATCGATCACATCATCGTCGATATCGGCAGCCGGGTCAAGGCTGGAGATTTGCTGGCGGAGCTGGACACCAGGGAGTTTCAAGCCAAGGTCCAGCAGGCGCGGGCAATGAATGAACAGGCATCACAGGATCTGGCGCGTTTCGAGAAGCTGCTCGCGGAAAGTGCGGCTACGCAGCAGGAATATGACGGCATCAAGGCGCGCGCCGCGGTCGCGGAGGCCGGACTGCACGAAGCGGAGACATTTCTGAGCTATGCCCGGATCACGGCGCCGTTTTCCGGGGTGGTAACGCGCAAGCTGGTCGACGTCGGCGATCTGGCGTTTCCGGGTCAACCGTTGTTCACGTTGGAGGAAGCGGGGGCGCCGCGATTCACGGTGACGATTGCGGAATCGTATCGCAACAAGATTACAGTCGGTCAGCAGGTGCGCATCGCGATCGCCGTCATCGATACGA from Candidatus Zixiibacteriota bacterium encodes the following:
- a CDS encoding TolC family protein: MGAPLSLEEAAQMARERAPMVRIAGEQVQEAAARAAQARAAFLPMVRLNSGYTTSDNAVNVFMFALNQGEFQLAGDLNNPDRADNFQATAQVAINLFNGGRDWAIWRAARAAARGSDFARQATEDEIILGVTRAYLGLLTAQEFVRASETAVNAYASTEQVMTSRVNNGTALKTDLLNVQVEKAQAEERLLQSRNALALAKEGLRLAIGLDSLSVSEFQLLDEVKLSEPGAVAPAMRPEVAARDAFADAARREYRAAWGGLMPSVSAFASVDHYKGWEFDGSNNSWTAGLTLSWSVFDGFLTSSTIKEKRARMRAAEEGARLARLQTSVELTSAANSLKEATERVAVMQRAVALAGEGADLTRQRFEQGLVLTSHVIDAENNLVQAEVGLAQAKADRLIAIATLRRALSLPILGGSSR
- a CDS encoding efflux RND transporter periplasmic adaptor subunit, with the translated sequence MRQIVGSIVVFFTLVLAGCGGDKQQPQSNDDMTPKAVKVARVERLASGAYDEIMGSVVARNTADISTKVQSRIDHIIVDIGSRVKAGDLLAELDTREFQAKVQQARAMNEQASQDLARFEKLLAESAATQQEYDGIKARAAVAEAGLHEAETFLSYARITAPFSGVVTRKLVDVGDLAFPGQPLFTLEEAGAPRFTVTIAESYRNKITVGQQVRIAIAVIDTTVMGRVDELSPSADPMSRTFSAKIGLPALEKLRPGQFGRLLLPAEGGDVTLYVPRSAWVRRGQLDLVYVVTPDQRAMLRLVRIGRQLPDKLEILSGLREDESVVVSDQRDLLDGDRVEVSL